A segment of the Mercurialis annua linkage group LG4, ddMerAnnu1.2, whole genome shotgun sequence genome:
TTGAGGAAGTTGCTATAATGTGGTATCCTATGGATGAGTTCTATGTACATCGCCGGTACGAAGGCTGTATAAAAGAGGAGAAAAACGGCTGGTGACATTTTCACGTAAAATTTAACGCACCTTATTGTATAGATTCTTGTAATATTTACATTTCGAGTGTGgtgtttaaaaatttaaattgtatgaaaggaaaaagaaacAGTAGAAACAAGTTTTGCACATGAAATGGTGCGCTTGTACATATAATCATACAATTCTTTCACTAGATACTGTAATTGTTagtaatttaaaaagttacagaGACGAACCATCAATATTGATTtgttaaatttattagaattattttgtGATTGGTTCTCGGGAATATGAATAAATGTATGAAcatagttttgtttttatttttgttttgtcatcaaataatataatgtatatataccccaattttaattttaatcttttttatattgttagaTTACTAATTTCTTGTCCGTGAATGTAACCAAATTGGCATACCACATAAattcttgtatttgtttttatattatgtgtATGTGTGAGTTATTTAATTGATAGACAATTTTGTCCGTAATTACCAACATTATAAGATTCATTGTCAAattattgacaaaaaaaatccatCGCTTATAAACTAATGGGTAAACCTATGCCGACCGAGTAACGACATATATTTCGACGAACATTATTTGTTGGTAAATGCATCAATACTTTCTATACGTTTGACCTTTAATCGCTAATTATTGGTGAAATTCATTTGGCCAGGCAAAAGTGCCGCTACATTCCTACCATTATTCTCGATAGATTTTACGTCGAACCTATTTTTCCATCGGCAGTCTGTCGTATAGGACCGGCActgtagattaaaaaaattcgtATAATAGATTTTTATTTGTATGTTGAAGATTTTATGGAGATGAGTTGTTTATCTGCATTGAATGAATTTATCTTACCTCCGAAAGCATATGTGTCCATCTAATAATTTAGTGGGcgtttggttcagctgttttGAAGAGCTTTTCGCTTTTGCTTTTCAAAAAGCTCTATTTTAGGTGTTTGGTAAGATATTTGAATCAGCTGTTGGCAGCTGTTTCCATCTCAAACAGCTCCGTTTCCAACAGCTCCAATTTGAAGCTTTTTCTCAaaagttctttttttatttgtttattgacAAAACTAACCCTAACTTTATTTCTTATATAAGAGAAGACCTAATTCTATTTGAGGTCTATTCAGTTTTCTCTAACgtctattttctaaaatatacgTCAATCAAAATTACTCATAACTGTTGAGAAAATCAAGATATACAAGAATAACTGTTTTTGTGCTACTCCACAAGGTATGTTTATCGTTCttttgtttgtttaaatttttgtttggaAGTACTTTTATATCTGGGTTATCATGTTGGGTAAAattcaattgataaaatatacttatttgttttCGTTGTTATTATGCAGCTActggtttaaatttttaacacaAACCAAATTTTCATAATTGGTACAAGATGATGCATGTATGCTATTGATTATgtagttttaaatttatctgTTGCGATTTGTTGTTATTATGTAGTTACTGCTTAATTTTTTGCgttgttaattataatttttctaaGTGCTGTAATTTGGGTTAAGGTGGGTCATTGTTAAAAAAGATAATCATGTACTGCACTAGCTGAATAATGCACAACGTTTTAcccaaatttcaaattataactaTATATTATGGTACATATATTAGTAATATATGTACccaataattttgtttgtttatatgATATCTTGTCAATTTGCATGGCCCGACATCTAAATTATGCATGTATTTATAGTCATTTTTATTTCTCCTTTGCATcagattgttattttttattggaACAATTCAATTCCTAaggtataaataaataatttatcgcAAGTATATTTGCTTTGTGTGATTCTTTGTTCcattatatttgttatattattaataagaagtatatttaattttgattatagaTATAAATATGTCTCGCAAGTGTAAGACTAGCGGAAGAGTCACTTGGACAAATGAGCAATTTACTTCATTTGTTGACATATGTGTTAAAGGTACTAATATTGGTCAGAGAAGTGGAGGTGGGTGGGGTGATAGAGGGTGGATTTGGGTAGAAAATGAGATGAAACTTGTTGGCTTAGTATTTACTAGAGAACAACTAAAACATAAATGGGATTGGATGAAAGAACAATGGAAAATATGGAAAGAATTGAAAGGAAAATCAACTGGATTAGGATGGAATCCTTTTACCGGCACAGTCATGGCATCTAATGAATGGTGGgatgaaaaaattaaagtaagttCTTTTTCTAAATATAAGTAACTTTtgttttaacaataaaaatagaTTAAGTAATtgatcaataatttatttttcatgttttaGGAAAATCCAAGTTTTGCAaaatttcgtgaaaagggaATCGGTAAAGAGCTTTATGAGAAATacgaaattatatttttgagtACCGTGGCTACCGGAGATTATGCATATGCTCCATCTTCTGGAATTTTACCTAGTGATATTGAAGAACTGTCACATGATGATGTGCTTTCTACTCAACAGAGTGGTTAtctagaaaataattttaatgaacATCTAAATGAGATGAGTGGTGGAGGATTAGGCAACGAACAATCGTTTACTGAGCTCCTTTTTGGAACAACAAACTTAGAAAATGTTGGAAGTAATACTAGTCAAGGAAGTGGTAAAAAGCAAAAGAGAACAGGATCTCCAGCTGATGGGCGAATGAATAAGAAAGGgggtaaagaaaaaaaattatcgggTACTGAGCAAGTGACCAATATTGTTAGAGAATTGAATGAAGGTATGCAGGAAAGTATGAAAAATAAGACTACTGCATTATGTAGAGTTTTAGGGGATCGCCCAGGTTGTTCCATTGAAGAGGTTATGAAAGATGTTCTTTCTTTACCACAAATGCAAGAGGCAAGcgatattcatttttttagtacTTTATTGTTggatcaaaaatcaaaaagagaGATGTACTGTACTTTGAAAGATACTGGGACAAAGTGGAAATGGCTTGAATATCATCACACATTATGGGTGAAGGGCATGTGGAAACCGAACAACTAGAAgtttttcttttaatctttttaatatttagaataatttaaaattttggtcgTCTAACCCTTAGCATTATTTTGGATGTTTGTtaaaaagtttaaggatttggatattttattttatttaaatgaaaactTTGTTATATGTGATATGCATTATTATATTACAAATATATCTATTATTAGCAACTACAGTTGTCTCTGATTAATATtacttactatttttttatagatatgAATGAcgttcaaaaaattatttttgaagatGACAATGATGATGATCAAATTTGGGAAAGAACAATCTATGCTGTTGGAATTGTATCAGAATCATATTTCAGGTACAATTATAAAGAACCATGCATGGATTCATTTCAAACAGGGATGATGTGGTTACTAGAGATTATGAGGGGAAATGATAAAAGATGTCTTAACATGTTTAGGATGGATAAAGATACATTTATTAACCTTTGTCAAGATCTTGAAAAATATTATGGTTTAGCTGCTTCACCAAGAATGTCAACTTTAGAAAAAGTTggtatatttttgtttattctttCCCTGGGAGCTTCAAATCGACAAGCTCAAGAACGTTTTCAACGATCAGGTGAGACAATTAGCAGAGTCTTTCGTGAAGTATTAAAGTCAATGATGCGATTTTCTATTGACGTGATCAAGCCAAAGGATCTTACGTTTTCTACGATTCCTTTAGAAATACAAGATGATGAAAGATACATGCCTCACTTTAaggtatttatttataaaagttaagtttgatatatatatatatatatatatatatatatatatatatatatatatatatatatatatataagtctATTTATTTATAGAATTACTAATACATATATTAACTATGTAAAATAGGATTGCATTGGAGCAATTGATGGAACTCATGTATCAGCATGTGTGGAAGAACATGAAATTATTCGATATATTGGTAGAAAAGGAGTTCCTACACAAAATATTATGGCTGCTTGTAGTTTTGAcatgcaatttacttttgtgttGGCTGGATGGGAAGGTACTGCGCATGATGGACGAATTTTTCAATGTGCTATCCATAAAAAAACGTTAAATTTTCCTAAACCACCTCCaggtatattttataatttgctTAACAGCTATTATTATGatgctaaaattaattttaatatattttatggtatttataggaaaatacTATTTAGTTGATGCTGGATATTCACAAATAGAAGGATTTCTCGCACCTTATAAAGGAACTAGATATCATCTACCTGAATTTCAACGTAGCGGTCGACCAAAAGGATTAAAAGAAACTTTCAATAGGTGGCACTCGTCTCTTAGGAGTTGCATTGAAAGAACTTTTGGAGTTTGGAAAGCAAGATGGAAAATTTTACGATTGATGCCTTCTTATCCATTTCATGTACAAAGAGACATTGTTATTACATCAATGGCGTTACATAATTATATTCGAAGAAAAGCTCTAGATGATCCGGCATTTTCACATCTGGATAAAAATCCCAATTTCATGCCTCctgatatatttaataatttgaatgaCGACCGATCAAGTGAAAATTGTGAAGAAGGCGAAACTGCAcagatgaaaataataaaagatcaaATTGCTCATAGTTTAATTAGAGCAAGAAGAGATTTGTAGgatgttcatttttttaaatatttagaaaaacaaatatttattgaaatattttatttgtttatttattgattttttttaattatattgtatgttagttaattattttttttgaagtttGCATGAATTCTAATTAATATGCTTATATATAAATGATGTCTATATTAGTCATTTTACTAAGAAACAACAGCAGCTCAATAAAATTTACCAAACACCAATATGAATCAGCTACCAGCTAACAGCTAACAGCTACCAGCTAACAGCTAACAGCTATCAGCTATCAGCTGCATcaaacagctgaaccaaacagggCCTTAATAGTTTTTGCAGCCTAGTGGCAATGCTGCAACCAAGTCGCCAACTTGGGTCTAACTCCGTTAAACTTAACGATGTCAATTTGAACACACCCGTTGACGTAGTGCTCTCCGAGCCACACATTTTCTACACAAGTTTTAGATAACCTGACAAAGTTTGAAACATATaggttttttaatataattttcttatccataattttgaattaaatcaaGTATATAACTATGCATAAGCTTAATTTTCCATATATATTGTGTTCCAACCCAAAAATGGCCTCTTAAAAAGCAAatctcaataaataaataacaattgtgataattttaaaatcaaagatAAAtagaaaacactaaaaatattattttaaataaaaattagtgtagtattttttttaaattattttattttatttaagtaaacacatttttttaacaattatatttaatttaaattgtctAAAAAGGGAATAATTGGTTTATTGAAATTATTCTAGGGTAGAAAAACAACTCTAATATCAAAATTTTCCTTTTCAAAaactatatttatatatcaacaTTTCTCAAatgatattattaaaattttaaatttattaatgatTCAAAAAGTATAGTAGTATTTTTCAGAACTCAATATCAAACTAACAATACATAACCTACATAATTTTAAGCAATTTTGCAAAATTGTAGTTATTATAAAGGAGGGAAAACCTTAAAAtgtgtttaa
Coding sequences within it:
- the LOC130015421 gene encoding uncharacterized protein LOC130015421, with product MNDVQKIIFEDDNDDDQIWERTIYAVGIVSESYFRYNYKEPCMDSFQTGMMWLLEIMRGNDKRCLNMFRMDKDTFINLCQDLEKYYGLAASPRMSTLEKVGIFLFILSLGASNRQAQERFQRSGETISRVFREVLKSMMRFSIDVIKPKDLTFSTIPLEIQDDERYMPHFKDCIGAIDGTHVSACVEEHEIIRYIGRKGVPTQNIMAACSFDMQFTFVLAGWEGKYYLVDAGYSQIEGFLAPYKGTRYHLPEFQRSGRPKGLKETFNRWHSSLRSCIERTFGVWKARWKILRLMPSYPFHVQRDIVITSMALHNYIRRKALDDPAFSHLDKNPNFMPPDIFNNLNDDRSSENCEEGETAQMKIIKDQIAHSLIRARRDL
- the LOC130015420 gene encoding L10-interacting MYB domain-containing protein-like, translating into MWYPMDEFYVHRRYEGCIKEEKNGWCLVRYLNQLLAAVSISNSSVSNSSNLKLFLKNINMSRKCKTSGRVTWTNEQFTSFVDICVKGTNIGQRSGGGWGDRGWIWVENEMKLVGLVFTREQLKHKWDWMKEQWKIWKELKGKSTGLGWNPFTGTVMASNEWWDEKIKENPSFAKFREKGIGKELYEKYEIIFLSTVATGDYAYAPSSGILPSDIEELSHDDVLSTQQSGYLENNFNEHLNEMSGGGLGNEQSFTELLFGTTNLENVGSNTSQGSGKKQKRTGSPADGRMNKKGGKEKKLSGTEQVTNIVRELNEGMQESMKNKTTALCRVLGDRPGCSIEEVMKDVLSLPQMQEASDIHFFSTLLLDQKSKREMYCTLKDTGTKWKWLEYHHTLWVKGMWKPNN